The sequence CTTCAACAAGGTCAACGCCGTCGTCCAGCAGTCCCTGGAATATCTGGTAGACCTGTCCCATCCGGAGGAGCCGCGCGTCGATCTCCGTGTCCGGCACACTCATCCTCTGCAGGGATGGCGGGGGGTATGCCGGCAGGAAGCCCGCTATGATATGACCTATGAGCAGATGACCCAGCGCTGTTATTGGAACTATCTGCGGGTGCTGGCGCCGCGCGGGAGCGAGCTGATCGAGGGGCAGGGGCATCCTATCCCGGCCGAATCCCTCCTGCGGGGAAAGCCATATGATGGGGGAATCTCCGTGTACGAAGAAAATGGCAAACAGGCCTTCGCCTCGCTGATGCTGTTGGAGCCGGGCCACACGCTGGACACGCGCCTCGTGTACCGCCTGCCGGCGGAAATCATCGGCTCCGACAGTGCGGCCGGCCGCAAGGTATACTCCCTCACGGCCCAGAAACAGCCGGGCACGCAGGCGGTTCCACTGCGGGTAATGGTGGTACTGCCGGCGGATGCGCAAATTCTGGACGTCTCCCCCACGCCGGCGTCCCGCGGCAGAAACACCCTCACCTTTGAGCTTCGGCTCTCCACGGACCAAAGCCTGCGCGTGGTGTGGCGCGGCGCCGAAAGATAGCCACGGCCCGGCGCGCTCTGCGCGTCCTCCGATATGCCCCCTCAACCGCCGGCGTACGGCGGGACCTCCAGGCGGTACCCCTTCCCCACGACAGTATGGATCAGCTCCGGCGCCCCGGGGTGCGCCGTGAACTTGCGGCGCAGCCGGCAGATATGCGGGCGAAGGAGCTCCCGCGCTTCCCCATTGGTCAAATGATACCCCAAGGCGCGGTCGGCCAGCTCCGTGTAGGAGCAGACCGCCGGCGTGCGCTCCATCATATAGGCCAGCAGGGAGACCTCACTGGGAGAGAGGGTGATCGCAACCTGCCGGCCATCCGCGGTCCGGATCACCGCCCGCCGTGCCTCCCGGTCCAGCAGTAGTCCGCCCAGTTGCAGCACCCCATCGGCCGGCGCATCGCGCCCTTGTGCCATCCCGCCGTTCTGGAGCGCTCTGCGAACGGCATCCAGCAGTTCGTCCAGGCTCACGGGCTTGATGAGATAGTCCGACGCACGGCATTTTACGGCCCCAATGGCGCTCTCCAGGTCCGGCTTCCCGGTGAGGATGATGATGGCAATGGTGGGCTGCAGCCGGCATATGCGCCTCATCAGCTCCACCCCTTGGATGCCGGGCAGATGCAGGTCCAGAAGGACCACCTCAAATGCCTGGTGCCTCAGACGCTCCAGGGCTTCCTCTCCGCTGGCCGCCTCTTCCACTTCATATCCAAATCTGGTGAGGGACTGTTTGAGACCGGCGCGCAGTAACTGCTCATCCTCGACGATGAGGATGCGCGCCGCTGGCCTCGGCTCCTGATAAGCCATGACTGCCATCACCATCACCCTGACGTTTGGATGTAGAACCCGGCCGGCGAGAACCCTTGCAAACTAATGGGGCGTACGTTGCGGGAAGTCCCCTCAGCATCACCACTGGAGAACCCGGGGGACGGCCAAACATTCGTCTGGAACCGCATACCTGGCGGGGCGTCTGCGACAGCAATATTATTATGCCACTGATGGGCATGCGGTGCAAATGCGCCCACTCGAACTGAAATTGGCGCTAGTCACCTGACAGCCTGTAGGTGCCTTTTGCGTCCGACGGAGCGCTGTCATATAATGCACCCGACAGATTTTGAGCGGGGAGCATACGCTTCATGGACAAACGCTTCTGGGTACTGCTGGGCCTATTCCTGCTGATGACGGCCGCCGGCCTGCTCCTCGGGGAGGCGCGTTTCGTCTTTGCCAACGCCTCCCTTATCTGCCTATCCTGCATCGGCATCCAGTGAGGTGCGCGCCATGGCCCTCTTTGCCCGCTTCACCGATGCCCTGGCACGCCTGCGGCGCGCCCCTGTCCAGCTTATCTCGACCCTGCTGTGGAATTCCTATTTCCTGGCGCCCTGGCTGAAAAACGTCCCCTGTCCGGGCTTCAACTGCTACTCCTGCCCGCTGGCCATCACCGCCTGTCCCATCGGCACGCTCCAGCACTTCATCATCATCCGCCGCGTGCCGCTGTACCTGCTGGGGGTGCTGGGCCTCATCGGCACGCTGTTCGGGCGGACCGCCTGCGGATGGACATGTCCTTTCGGATTCCTGCAGGACCTGTTATATAAGGTGCCACTGCCCAAATGGCGCGTCAGCAACCGCTGGGCGCCGGCGCGCTACGTCATCTTTGCCCTGCTGGTGGTGATCATCCCGTTCACCGCGCTGGAGCCCTGGTTCTGCAAGCTCTGTCCCGCCGGCGCCCTGGAAGCCGGCCTGCCCATGATCGCGCTGCAGGCGGATCTCCGTGAGCTGACCGGCCTGCTCTTCGCCGTCAAAATGGTCATCCTCGCCCTCTTCCTGCTGTGGATGATGGTCACCAGCCGGCCGTTCTGCAGGTTCGTGTGCCCGCTGGGCACCATCTACGGGCCGTTCAACCGCCTGAGCGGCATGCGCCTGCACTTCGAGGAAAGCCGCTGTCAGCACTGCGACCTGTGCCGGCATGTCTGTCCCACCGGGCTGTACCCTCCTGAGGAAATCGACACCGCCGGCTGTATTCGCTGTATGGAATGCCTGAAAGCCTGCCCGCACGGCGCACTGCAGAGCTGTCCGACGGGAACTTCATGTACGGAGCGATCACGCGCATGAAAACCTGGTGGTCTTGGGTGATTATGCTGGGGATGTTGATGGGGATAACTTTCCTGTTGGCCGGCTGTCGGCCGGATGTGCCGGCGCCCGTGCGTCCCATCAAGGCCGAAGTGGGGTATTCGGCGCCCGATTTCCAACTGACCGACCTGAACGGCCGACAGGTGCGATTGTCCGATTTCCGGGGGAAACCGGTGGTGCTGAACTTCTGGGCCACCTGGTGCCCGCCCTGCCGGCAGGAACTGCCCATCTTCCAGGACCTGCACGCTCGCCGCGGCGACGCCTTTGTGCTCCTGGCCATCTCCGAAGGGGAAAATCGGGAGGATGTGCTGGCCTTCGTCCAGCGCTACGGCTACACCTTCCGCGTCCTGCTGGACCCCCAGCTCAGCGTGGGCCGCACCTACGGCGCCCGCGCCATTCCCATGACCATGGTCATTGACCCGGATGGGGTGATCGTGTACCTTCGGCAGGGCACGGTCAAGACCGGCGAGCTGGACCTGGTGCTGCGGGATTATATCCGCTGACTCAAGAGGCGCCCAGCCGGCTCCCCACGAAGCCCCGCTGGCCGCGCACGAACGCCTGCCCGTCCACCGGGTTTTTGCCGGCGAGCTGAAGCCGGCGCAGGCACACCAGCCCATCCCCCGCCACCACCGCCGGCCAGCCGTCCACCAGCATAATATCGCCGGGCAGGGAGTCCGGCGGGAGCGGCGCGCGCAGGGGCCGCACCTCCAACAGGCGCAGGAGCTGGCCGTTCCAGTAGGTATAAGCCCCCGGCCAGGGCATGCAGGCGCGCACGTGCCGCCAGATCTGCTCCGCCGGCTGGCTCCAATCCACCAGCCCGTCCTCCTTGCGCATGAGCCGGGTATAGGTGGCCGCGGAGGCGTCCTGCGGCTGAGGCTCGATGGCGCCGGCCATCCAGGCCGGCAGTGTCTCGATCAGCAGGCGCGCCCCCTCCTCCGCCAAACGCGCCATCAGGCTCCCCGTCGTATCATCCCCATGCACCGGCACGGCGCGCTGTGCCAGCACCGGGCCGGTATCCATGCCCTCATCCATTAGCATAATGGTGACGCCGGTCTCGCGAACGCCGTCCAGGATGGCCTGGGCCACGGGATTCGGCCCGCGGTAGCGGGGCAGGAGCGAGGCATGCACGTTCAGACAGCCCTTTGGCGGGATGTGCAGGACTGCCGGCGGCAGGATCCTGCCGTACGCCGCCACCACGATCACGTCCGGCGCCCAGGAGCGCAGGGTCTCCAACGCGGCCGGCTCCTGCGGCCGCTCCGGCTGGATGAGC is a genomic window of Anaerolineae bacterium containing:
- a CDS encoding response regulator transcription factor, producing MAVMAYQEPRPAARILIVEDEQLLRAGLKQSLTRFGYEVEEAASGEEALERLRHQAFEVVLLDLHLPGIQGVELMRRICRLQPTIAIIILTGKPDLESAIGAVKCRASDYLIKPVSLDELLDAVRRALQNGGMAQGRDAPADGVLQLGGLLLDREARRAVIRTADGRQVAITLSPSEVSLLAYMMERTPAVCSYTELADRALGYHLTNGEARELLRPHICRLRRKFTAHPGAPELIHTVVGKGYRLEVPPYAGG
- a CDS encoding 4Fe-4S binding protein — its product is MALFARFTDALARLRRAPVQLISTLLWNSYFLAPWLKNVPCPGFNCYSCPLAITACPIGTLQHFIIIRRVPLYLLGVLGLIGTLFGRTACGWTCPFGFLQDLLYKVPLPKWRVSNRWAPARYVIFALLVVIIPFTALEPWFCKLCPAGALEAGLPMIALQADLRELTGLLFAVKMVILALFLLWMMVTSRPFCRFVCPLGTIYGPFNRLSGMRLHFEESRCQHCDLCRHVCPTGLYPPEEIDTAGCIRCMECLKACPHGALQSCPTGTSCTERSRA
- a CDS encoding TlpA family protein disulfide reductase, with product MKTWWSWVIMLGMLMGITFLLAGCRPDVPAPVRPIKAEVGYSAPDFQLTDLNGRQVRLSDFRGKPVVLNFWATWCPPCRQELPIFQDLHARRGDAFVLLAISEGENREDVLAFVQRYGYTFRVLLDPQLSVGRTYGARAIPMTMVIDPDGVIVYLRQGTVKTGELDLVLRDYIR
- a CDS encoding methionyl-tRNA formyltransferase, coding for MYMRVVFMGTPAFARTILEALLTEGYPVVGVVSQPDRPAGRGRRLTAPPVAELARERGISLIQPERPQEPAALETLRSWAPDVIVVAAYGRILPPAVLHIPPKGCLNVHASLLPRYRGPNPVAQAILDGVRETGVTIMLMDEGMDTGPVLAQRAVPVHGDDTTGSLMARLAEEGARLLIETLPAWMAGAIEPQPQDASAATYTRLMRKEDGLVDWSQPAEQIWRHVRACMPWPGAYTYWNGQLLRLLEVRPLRAPLPPDSLPGDIMLVDGWPAVVAGDGLVCLRRLQLAGKNPVDGQAFVRGQRGFVGSRLGAS